One Deltaproteobacteria bacterium genomic region harbors:
- a CDS encoding NAD(P)-dependent glycerol-3-phosphate dehydrogenase: MRVCVIGGGSFGTAMAQLLAGKGYDTRVWMREPELVKDVNEKHENTRYMAGFTLAPTLTATGVLAEALDKAELVVHATPSQTARAVMKDAAPYIPLHVPIISVAKGIENGTLMTMTEVLEEALPEPYHPYIGVLSGPSFAKEIVQKLPTAVTIAANWDKVAQAAQKAFGTEYFRAYTLRDVVGVQLGGALKNVIAIAAGTADGLGLGHNTRAALITRGLAEITRVAVKKGANPLTLSGLAGMGDLVLTCTGELSRNRTVGMALGKGRKLKDIVAEMNQVAEGVKTAVSAHDLAARTGVELPICEQVYKIAHEDKPAKQAVFELMTRDLKAEF; encoded by the coding sequence ATGCGCGTGTGCGTCATCGGCGGCGGCTCCTTTGGTACGGCCATGGCCCAGCTGCTCGCGGGCAAGGGCTACGACACCCGCGTCTGGATGCGCGAGCCCGAGCTCGTGAAGGACGTGAACGAGAAGCACGAGAACACGCGCTACATGGCGGGCTTCACGCTCGCGCCCACGCTGACCGCCACCGGCGTGCTCGCCGAGGCCCTCGACAAGGCTGAGCTGGTGGTCCACGCCACGCCCAGCCAGACCGCGCGCGCGGTGATGAAGGACGCGGCGCCCTACATCCCGCTGCACGTGCCCATCATCTCGGTGGCCAAGGGCATCGAGAACGGCACCTTGATGACCATGACCGAGGTGCTCGAGGAGGCGCTGCCGGAGCCGTACCACCCGTACATCGGCGTGCTGAGCGGGCCGTCGTTCGCCAAGGAGATCGTCCAGAAGCTGCCCACGGCGGTCACCATCGCCGCCAACTGGGACAAGGTGGCGCAGGCCGCGCAGAAGGCGTTCGGCACGGAGTACTTCCGCGCCTACACGCTGCGCGACGTGGTCGGTGTTCAGCTCGGCGGCGCGCTGAAGAACGTCATCGCCATCGCCGCGGGCACCGCCGACGGCCTCGGCCTGGGCCACAACACCCGCGCCGCGCTCATCACCCGCGGCCTGGCGGAGATCACCCGCGTGGCGGTGAAGAAGGGCGCCAACCCGCTCACCCTCAGCGGCTTGGCCGGCATGGGCGACCTGGTGCTCACCTGCACCGGTGAGCTCTCGCGCAACCGCACCGTGGGCATGGCGCTCGGCAAGGGCCGCAAGCTCAAGGACATCGTGGCCGAGATGAACCAGGTGGCCGAGGGCGTGAAGACGGCGGTGAGCGCGCACGACCTGGCGGCGCGCACCGGCGTGGAGCTGCCCATCTGCGAGCAGGTCTACAAGATCGCCCACGAGGACAAGCCCGCAAAGCAGGCCGTCTTCGAGCTGATGACGCGCGATCTCAAGGCCGAGTTCTAG
- a CDS encoding suppressor of fused domain protein: MDQDTKVPGWDAIDAALRKLYGDVQPLHWTPSLHAEIGGDDFLQGVSAYRSTFGGRAHWHFVTYGFSELYDKETEDPNVSGFGFEMTVRVLDPDFDDKPPTWVMSMLQNLARYVFRTGNVFEPGHYTTLNGPIALGRKTELVAAAFVADPQLPEMNTVNGKVKFVQLVGLTQNEYDAIRDWDSEKFLLAAAKRDAAMLTVLDRASWLADKDFKRIAEEGAARDGSSMGAVFTTKGGFERELTGAVLGVAANTIEDIRRVVRRRLEFGRETRLAGPEGVVMLAAAKQTELSTSAEGEARIAFSPEDRKAILAIPVKRGDYPLPSGKLIIRVIPIEILDGERKNVIEVIG; the protein is encoded by the coding sequence ATGGACCAGGACACGAAGGTTCCCGGTTGGGATGCCATCGACGCGGCGCTGCGAAAGCTCTACGGCGACGTGCAACCGCTGCACTGGACGCCATCGCTCCACGCCGAGATCGGCGGCGACGACTTCTTGCAAGGCGTCAGCGCGTACCGGAGCACCTTCGGCGGCCGCGCGCACTGGCACTTCGTCACCTATGGCTTCAGCGAGCTCTACGACAAGGAAACCGAAGATCCGAACGTGAGCGGCTTCGGCTTCGAGATGACGGTGCGCGTGTTGGATCCCGATTTCGACGACAAGCCGCCGACCTGGGTGATGTCGATGCTGCAGAACCTCGCGCGCTACGTGTTTCGAACGGGGAACGTCTTCGAGCCCGGGCACTACACCACGCTGAATGGCCCCATCGCGCTCGGGCGCAAGACGGAGTTGGTGGCCGCGGCGTTCGTGGCGGATCCGCAGCTGCCGGAGATGAACACCGTTAACGGAAAGGTTAAGTTCGTGCAGCTCGTGGGGCTCACGCAGAACGAATACGACGCCATCCGCGACTGGGACTCCGAGAAGTTCTTGCTCGCCGCGGCGAAGCGCGACGCCGCCATGCTCACCGTGCTCGACCGTGCGAGCTGGCTCGCCGACAAGGACTTCAAGCGCATCGCCGAAGAAGGCGCGGCGCGCGACGGCTCGTCGATGGGTGCGGTGTTCACCACCAAGGGCGGCTTCGAGCGCGAGCTCACGGGTGCCGTGCTGGGCGTGGCCGCGAACACGATCGAAGACATTCGTCGCGTGGTGCGCCGGCGGCTCGAGTTCGGGCGCGAGACGCGGCTCGCAGGGCCGGAAGGCGTGGTGATGCTGGCCGCGGCAAAGCAAACCGAGCTCTCGACGAGCGCCGAGGGCGAAGCGCGCATCGCGTTCTCGCCCGAGGACCGCAAGGCGATCCTCGCGATCCCCGTGAAGCGCGGCGACTACCCGTTGCCGTCGGGCAAGCTCATCATTCGCGTGATTCCCATCGAGATCCTCGATGGCGAGCGGAAGAACGTGATCGAAGTGATCGGCTGA
- a CDS encoding protein kinase has translation MATSASTLVLQGKYQLFRKLADAGHIEVYLGATRSPRQAVMVKRVPPSLAKNKPTVGGFLDEARTTARLQHPAIAQVLDVGEDGGTYVAVFEHLFGVDAEKLLEKERKGKLPIPIALRLVVTVLEALEHAHAAVGDDGSPLQLVHRDVSARNVLVGYDGRIKLTGFGLAKHQERSEHTSFGVVRGQLAYVSPEQLRVGELDARTDLWSTGVLLYQLLTGALPFDRQGEFHVLKAIRDEDPKPPSELRAELPAALDAVMAKALAKDREQRFSSAAEMHAALEKIGGLANPDDVAEHVARLFSSALGTHLAEAMAGEASLTTMLALAGGEVLGEPEPEAKPARRERPSAPTEQPASTERTSLANTDSTSLPLPRTPPRAAPVPAPAPIERAQQETAFAASPLDPSTDSARTPLPDPDRRPSDGFRPERPPLPPEHTPEPPVPVVRHMPEAPRASVPRPESTPDPKPEVPERRGSKKRRVRFKLVTERGLNPIVYPLAALVALLLGLAAGRSSGPAEVALEPLPAGGPPLAALDAPIAPLAPRPVAPAPTGPTGPVAPAHINDELQLSAQTEHGTGTLRVDAPRGARVFIDKKQQHGAGSLSVSLTAGVHDLKVVLPSGAVKEESVHVESGKTVHRAIGASGKVVPQQPKSSNWP, from the coding sequence GTGGCCACCTCCGCGTCGACCCTGGTGCTCCAGGGCAAATACCAACTGTTCCGCAAGCTCGCCGACGCGGGCCACATCGAGGTCTACCTCGGCGCCACCCGCTCGCCGCGGCAGGCGGTGATGGTGAAGCGGGTGCCGCCTTCACTCGCGAAGAACAAGCCCACCGTGGGCGGCTTCCTCGACGAGGCCCGCACCACCGCGCGGCTGCAGCACCCGGCCATCGCCCAGGTGCTCGACGTGGGCGAGGACGGCGGCACCTACGTCGCCGTCTTCGAGCACCTCTTCGGCGTCGATGCGGAGAAGCTCCTCGAGAAGGAGCGGAAGGGAAAGCTGCCCATTCCCATCGCGTTGCGGCTGGTGGTGACGGTGCTCGAGGCGCTGGAGCACGCGCACGCCGCGGTGGGCGACGACGGCTCGCCCCTGCAGCTCGTGCACCGCGACGTGTCCGCGCGCAACGTGCTCGTGGGCTACGACGGCCGCATCAAGCTCACCGGCTTCGGCCTCGCCAAGCACCAGGAGCGCAGCGAGCACACCAGCTTCGGCGTGGTTCGCGGGCAGCTCGCGTACGTGTCGCCGGAGCAGCTGCGCGTGGGCGAGCTCGATGCGCGCACCGACCTGTGGTCCACGGGCGTGCTCCTCTATCAACTGCTCACGGGCGCGCTGCCGTTCGACCGCCAGGGCGAGTTCCACGTCCTCAAGGCGATCCGCGACGAAGATCCCAAGCCGCCATCGGAGCTGCGCGCCGAGCTTCCCGCAGCGCTTGACGCGGTGATGGCCAAGGCGCTCGCGAAAGATCGCGAGCAGCGCTTCAGCAGCGCGGCGGAGATGCACGCGGCGCTGGAGAAGATCGGCGGCCTCGCGAACCCGGACGATGTCGCCGAGCACGTGGCGCGGCTCTTCTCGAGCGCCCTGGGCACGCACCTGGCCGAGGCGATGGCAGGTGAGGCCAGCCTCACCACCATGCTCGCACTCGCGGGGGGCGAGGTGCTTGGCGAGCCGGAGCCCGAGGCGAAGCCCGCGCGTCGCGAGCGCCCGAGCGCGCCCACCGAGCAGCCGGCGAGCACGGAGCGCACCTCGCTGGCGAACACCGACAGCACGTCGCTGCCGTTGCCGCGGACGCCGCCGCGAGCTGCGCCCGTGCCGGCGCCGGCGCCCATCGAGCGCGCGCAGCAGGAGACCGCCTTCGCCGCTTCGCCGCTGGATCCGTCGACGGACTCCGCGCGCACGCCGCTGCCGGATCCGGATCGGCGGCCGAGCGATGGCTTCCGTCCGGAACGTCCGCCGCTGCCTCCCGAGCACACGCCCGAGCCGCCGGTGCCGGTGGTGCGGCACATGCCCGAGGCGCCGCGCGCATCGGTGCCTCGACCGGAGTCCACGCCCGATCCGAAGCCGGAGGTGCCGGAGCGCCGCGGTTCGAAGAAGCGTCGCGTGCGCTTCAAGCTGGTCACCGAGCGCGGCCTGAATCCGATCGTGTATCCGCTCGCGGCGCTGGTGGCGCTGCTGCTGGGGCTCGCTGCGGGTCGGTCGTCCGGGCCCGCCGAGGTCGCGCTCGAGCCGCTGCCAGCGGGTGGTCCGCCGCTCGCCGCGCTCGATGCTCCGATTGCGCCGCTGGCGCCGCGGCCTGTCGCGCCGGCGCCGACCGGGCCCACGGGACCTGTCGCGCCCGCACACATCAACGACGAGCTGCAGCTCAGCGCTCAAACGGAGCACGGCACGGGCACACTGCGCGTGGACGCGCCGCGGGGCGCGCGCGTCTTCATCGACAAGAAGCAGCAGCACGGCGCGGGTTCACTCAGCGTGTCGCTGACTGCAGGCGTGCATGATCTCAAGGTGGTGCTGCCGTCGGGCGCGGTGAAGGAAGAGTCGGTGCACGTGGAGTCCGGCAAGACGGTGCATCGCGCGATCGGCGCTTCCGGAAAGGTGGTCCCGCAGCAGCCGAAGTCGTCGAACTGGCCGTAG
- a CDS encoding MFS transporter, with amino-acid sequence MNRFPLRLYLFALLGWTFDFYDLALLGFVKQPVGETLHLTTSAETWMLGIALGTSGLGGIVAGALADRFGKRDVLAATVLLYSAGSLIAGLAPNFVVFAIGRGIVGLGVGGEWATGHGMLAEAVEAKFRGRASALLQAGEPLGVAIAAFAGYVLVPIIGWRIVMMGSSATAILAFFMRQSLHLPNTPGEAWPGPEILLQAKVLPRMVLAWVLGVLKLGTYWSCYTWLPTFLTTLLHQSFSRSLAWTLTAQTGQFLGMLSFGQVSDRLGRRPAFTIYSLLTGAALTPLAFASGFLTAHLALFWVSMFALGVGSGCTAGFGALLAELFPNEVRGLAMGTVYNCARTAQLVMPPLVATMVGLYGLQGGLGVPLALALGTASWVWVLPETRGIALTSLAGSADPAPPPSPVDAS; translated from the coding sequence GTGAACCGCTTCCCGCTGCGCCTCTACCTCTTCGCCCTGCTCGGCTGGACGTTCGACTTCTACGACCTGGCGCTGCTCGGCTTCGTGAAGCAGCCCGTGGGCGAGACGCTGCACCTCACCACCAGCGCCGAGACGTGGATGCTGGGCATCGCGCTCGGGACCTCGGGTCTGGGCGGCATCGTCGCGGGCGCGCTCGCGGATCGCTTCGGCAAGCGCGATGTGCTCGCGGCCACCGTGCTGCTCTACTCCGCGGGCTCGCTCATCGCCGGGCTCGCGCCGAACTTCGTGGTCTTCGCGATCGGCCGCGGCATCGTGGGGCTCGGCGTCGGCGGCGAGTGGGCGACGGGGCACGGCATGCTGGCGGAAGCCGTCGAGGCGAAGTTCCGCGGGCGCGCGTCGGCGCTCTTGCAAGCGGGCGAGCCGCTGGGTGTGGCCATCGCCGCGTTCGCGGGCTACGTGCTGGTGCCGATCATCGGCTGGCGCATCGTGATGATGGGCTCGAGCGCCACGGCGATCCTGGCCTTCTTCATGCGGCAGTCGCTGCACCTGCCCAACACGCCCGGCGAGGCGTGGCCCGGGCCGGAGATCCTGCTCCAGGCCAAGGTGCTGCCGCGCATGGTGCTCGCGTGGGTCCTGGGCGTGCTCAAGCTGGGCACGTACTGGAGCTGCTACACCTGGCTCCCCACGTTCTTAACCACCCTGTTACACCAGAGCTTCAGCCGCTCGCTGGCGTGGACGCTCACCGCGCAGACCGGCCAGTTCCTGGGGATGCTGAGCTTCGGCCAGGTGTCGGACCGGCTGGGGCGGCGACCGGCATTCACGATCTACTCGCTGCTCACCGGCGCGGCGCTCACGCCGCTCGCGTTCGCGAGTGGGTTTCTCACTGCGCACCTGGCGCTCTTCTGGGTCTCCATGTTCGCGCTGGGCGTGGGCTCGGGCTGCACTGCGGGTTTCGGGGCGCTGCTCGCGGAGCTGTTTCCCAACGAGGTGCGCGGGCTGGCCATGGGCACCGTGTACAACTGCGCGCGCACGGCCCAGCTGGTGATGCCGCCGCTGGTGGCGACGATGGTCGGGCTCTACGGGCTCCAGGGCGGGCTCGGCGTGCCGCTGGCGCTGGCGCTTGGAACCGCGAGCTGGGTCTGGGTGCTCCCGGAGACGCGGGGCATCGCGCTCACCTCGCTCGCCGGCTCGGCCGATCCTGCGCCGCCGCCCTCGCCCGTCGACGCCTCCTGA
- a CDS encoding NAD(P)H-quinone oxidoreductase — protein sequence MRAVVMSGRGGPEVLRLDEVPDPVVGPGLVRVRVRAAGMNRADLLQRMGQYGAPPERGPEIPGLEFAGVIDALGEGVSSLKIGDRVFGITSGGAQAERLVVPERGAVKIPDALDDVAAGGVPEAFVTAHDALFTIGQLRPGERVLVHAVGSGVGLAALQLAKVAGAVVLGTSRTPGKLERAAEQGLDVGIDSSEGKWAGRIRATTSGRGVDLIADFLGGSALAENLASLAERGRLVVIGLLTGGHAELDLNQVLVRRLRIQGTVLRARPLEEKLMAVQAFAREVVPLLAAGRIKPVVDRVYPAQAIQAAHMEMAANENFGKIVLTF from the coding sequence ATGCGCGCGGTGGTGATGAGCGGTCGCGGCGGGCCGGAGGTGCTGCGGCTCGACGAGGTCCCGGATCCAGTGGTCGGCCCCGGCCTGGTGCGGGTGCGGGTGCGCGCCGCGGGAATGAACCGCGCCGACCTGCTCCAGCGCATGGGCCAGTACGGCGCGCCGCCCGAGCGCGGGCCTGAAATCCCCGGGCTCGAGTTCGCGGGCGTCATCGACGCACTCGGCGAGGGCGTGAGCAGCCTGAAGATCGGCGACCGCGTCTTCGGCATCACCAGCGGCGGCGCGCAGGCGGAGCGCCTCGTGGTTCCCGAGCGCGGCGCGGTGAAGATCCCCGACGCGCTCGACGACGTGGCCGCCGGCGGCGTGCCCGAGGCCTTCGTCACCGCCCACGACGCGCTCTTCACCATCGGTCAGCTCCGGCCCGGCGAGCGGGTGCTGGTCCACGCGGTGGGCTCGGGCGTGGGCCTCGCCGCGCTGCAGCTGGCGAAGGTGGCGGGCGCGGTGGTGCTGGGCACCTCGCGCACGCCGGGCAAGCTGGAGCGCGCCGCCGAGCAGGGCCTCGACGTGGGCATCGACTCCAGCGAGGGCAAGTGGGCGGGCCGCATCCGCGCGACGACCTCGGGTCGCGGCGTGGACCTCATCGCCGACTTCCTCGGCGGCAGCGCGCTGGCCGAGAACCTGGCCTCGCTCGCCGAGCGCGGGCGGCTGGTGGTGATTGGCCTTCTCACCGGCGGGCACGCCGAGCTGGATCTGAACCAGGTCCTGGTGCGGCGGCTGCGCATCCAGGGCACGGTGCTGCGCGCGCGGCCGCTGGAGGAGAAGCTGATGGCGGTGCAGGCCTTCGCGCGCGAGGTGGTGCCGTTGCTGGCTGCGGGGCGCATCAAGCCGGTGGTGGATCGCGTCTATCCGGCGCAGGCGATTCAAGCCGCGCACATGGAGATGGCCGCGAACGAGAACTTCGGAAAGATCGTCCTCACCTTCTAG
- a CDS encoding SDR family NAD(P)-dependent oxidoreductase produces MISPIDGDLTGKPAIVTGASAGIGLETARDLAKLGAEVVLAVRDVKRGEAAKASIEKSVKGARLRVMQVELSSQKSVRAFCAKVLSETPKLHILVNNAGVFPQKREQSVDGIELTWATNVLAYFLTTELLRPRIAETGGRIVNVASGYAFGLELDDVEFKRRAWSGSSAYAQSKQANRMWTWALARRLPENVTANAMHPGAVDTNLLRSGWGGGGRRPEHGADTVSWLAAAREVEGKTGKFWMDRHERKCEFRGEEDEEALWALCAKMTGLG; encoded by the coding sequence ATGATCTCTCCCATCGACGGCGACCTCACCGGCAAGCCGGCCATCGTCACCGGCGCGAGCGCGGGCATCGGCCTGGAGACCGCGCGCGATCTGGCGAAGCTGGGCGCGGAGGTGGTGCTCGCGGTGCGCGACGTGAAGCGCGGCGAGGCGGCCAAGGCGAGCATCGAGAAGAGCGTGAAGGGCGCGAGGCTGCGCGTGATGCAGGTGGAGCTCTCGAGCCAGAAGTCGGTGCGCGCGTTCTGCGCGAAGGTTCTGAGCGAGACTCCGAAGCTTCACATTCTGGTTAACAACGCGGGCGTCTTCCCCCAGAAGCGCGAGCAGAGCGTGGACGGCATCGAGCTCACCTGGGCCACGAATGTGCTGGCCTACTTTCTGACCACAGAGCTCTTGCGGCCGCGCATCGCCGAGACAGGCGGACGAATCGTGAACGTCGCTTCGGGCTACGCGTTCGGCCTGGAGCTCGACGACGTGGAGTTCAAGCGGCGCGCCTGGAGCGGCAGCTCGGCCTACGCGCAGAGCAAGCAGGCCAACCGGATGTGGACCTGGGCGCTCGCGCGGCGGCTGCCGGAGAACGTCACCGCCAACGCGATGCACCCGGGAGCCGTTGATACCAATTTGTTGAGGAGCGGCTGGGGCGGTGGCGGGCGGCGTCCGGAGCACGGCGCGGACACGGTGAGCTGGCTCGCGGCTGCGCGCGAGGTCGAAGGCAAGACCGGCAAGTTCTGGATGGACCGCCACGAGCGCAAGTGCGAGTTCCGCGGCGAAGAGGATGAAGAGGCGCTCTGGGCGCTGTGCGCGAAGATGACGGGGCTGGGTTGA